A genomic window from Phaenicophaeus curvirostris isolate KB17595 chromosome 34, BPBGC_Pcur_1.0, whole genome shotgun sequence includes:
- the LOC138732587 gene encoding olfactory receptor 14A16-like, whose product MQQMSNSSSITQFLLLPFADSRELQLLHFWLFLGIYLAALLGNGLIIITIAWDHHLHTPRYFFLLNLALLDMGSISTTVPKSMANSLWDTREISYEGCVAQFFLFDFFISAEVSLLTVMSYDRYVAICKPLHYGTLLGSRACVHMAAAAWGAGFLSSLLHTASTFSLPLCQGNAVDQFFCEIPQILKLSCSHSYLREAWLLVVSILIVFGCFVFIVVSYVQIFRAVLRMPSEQGRHKTFSTCLPHLAVVSLFISTGTFTDLKPSSISPSFDLVVSFVYSVVPPAVNPLIYSWRNQQLKDATWKLITGFYTEAMNC is encoded by the coding sequence atgcagcagatgtccaacagcagctccatcacccagttcctcctcctgccattcgcagactcacgggagctgcagctcttgcacttctggctcttcctgggcatctacctggctgccctcctgggaaacggcctcatcatcatcaccatcgcctgggaccaccacctccacacccccaggtacttcttcctcctcaacctcgccctcctcgacatgggctccatctccaccactgtccccaaatccatggccaattccctctgggaTACCAGAGAAATCTCATATGAAGGATGTGTTGCCCAATTCTTTCTGTTTGACTtcttcatttcagcagaggtttctcttctcacagtcatgtcctatgaccgctacgttgccatctgcaaacccctgcactacgggaccctcctgggcagcagagcttgtgtccacatggcagcagctgcctggggtgctgggtttctctcttctctgctgcacacggccagtacattttccctgcccctctgccagggcaatgctgtggaccagttcttctgtgaaatcccgcagatcctcaagctctcctgctcacactcctacctcAGGGAAGCTTGGCTTCTTGTGGTCAGTATCTTAATAgtctttggctgttttgttttcattgtggtgtcctatgtgcagatcttcagggctgtgctgaggatgccctcagagcagggacggcacaaaaccttctccacgtgcctccctcacctggctgtggtctccctgtttatCAGCACGGGCACTTTCACTGACCTGAAGCCCTCTTCGATCTCCCCATCCTTCGACCTGGTGGTGTCATTTGTCTACTCCGTGGTTCCTCCAGCagtgaaccccctcatctacagctggaggaaccagcagctcaaggatgcaaCGTGGAAGCTGATAACTGGATTTTACACTGAAGCAATGAACTGCTGA